A single window of Gadus morhua chromosome 22, gadMor3.0, whole genome shotgun sequence DNA harbors:
- the LOC115535871 gene encoding uncharacterized protein LOC115535871: MSCGPVSGAWISSLFRKTWYKTQRVLPRFHSQKKQQHITRVMAGYQRCVSLALVCLLLCHDSLAESTACTSREKSFAHCIFLCRHFPHGAPQTANLNKWKDFLGDPDPNRRIQSFLKPSDLGRVKAVCTDEGGRQCTQPANPNDKRQNLCISRQPFKYLTVFSDYDGYPYKVTEENKHLILACDKVDNICLPTHFEPNRDRKQNANVCRGKTKPKINI; this comes from the exons atgAGTTGTGGTCCAGTATCTGGAGCCTGGATCTCGTCATTGTTCCGCAAAACTTGGTATAAAACACAGAGAGTCCTGCCAAGGTTTCACTcgcagaaaaaacaacaacat ATAACCAGAGTAATGGCCGGGTACCAGCGCTGCGTCTCCCTGGCCTTGGTGTGTCTCTTGCTGTGCCACGACTCCCTGGCAGAAAGTACGGCGTGCACTTCCCGCGAAAAAAGTTTTGCCCATTGCATCTTCCTCTGCCGTCATTTCCCCCATGGAGCACCACAAACCGCTAATTTGAACAAATGGAAAGATTTCCTCGGAGACCCGGACCCCAACCGGCGTATTCAGTCCTTCCTGAAGCCCAGCGACCTGGGCAGGGTGAAGGCGGTGTGCACCGACGAGGGGGGCCGGCAGTGCACACAGCCAGCAAATCCGAATGACAAGAGGCAGAACCTTTGCATCAGCAGGCAgccattcaaatatttaacagtGTTCAGCGATTATGACGGTTACCCGTACAAGGTCACAGAGGAGAACAAGCACCTGATTCTGGCCTGTGACAAAGTGGATAACATATGTCTTCCCACCCACTTCGAGCCAAACAGGGACAGAAAGCAAAATGCCAATGTCTGTCGAggcaaaaccaaaccaaagaTAAATATCTAG